The following are encoded together in the Penicillium digitatum chromosome 3, complete sequence genome:
- a CDS encoding Chromatin modification-related protein eaf1 → MLRDELLRSKNDEIANCLSRRKRKLSALYLATVGFGATEDAQYHQKEQAFLDANDLSKGRYFNEDTLPPPTHARAGSPCRNATPPTTAAINSDKAIDGIPPPLTVDGGAPHATEPQQRRTPVLDQPRTATPNLAPTPVDTTETYGTSVPAIGSNSKDLNVPPIAVQSLNLLRPEQKVSSLAAETPLSAYDHEGNQAKTSPRVSKPAATGVPSLEIPSDPLGKKHEARPSLTLGPSQHEQPPSPASSIDPYNNNTPIPVAASPDTSPAEEVAEEIGTIDRPKHKPDRPAHARPSLVPLTPDEQLRLEEAQSKPEQPLTSVMTDLPSSKEVILESMDTGAHTDRMDIDQEPVPVSSEAKSLQGPETNMRDPLSPTAQAETIADSAVVTPTAKKLFMPATQPGSIQPERMTTRVSSGAIRHKSVSEILGETPKSVTHDRSHPATPSDQGSPDSVARMRFKDRKEREKERSRLSTVVFPKQPAQQEKADMDLTHRDMDAVAKLNEEQDYLFTLFLNRAYAPPRGTNLNTLLASAHKTLNTNNHLLEYQEQMDCRTLRRIYALQNANRWPLRQLKRSVEPPRQGTHWDVLLDHMKWMRTDFREERKWKIAAAKSCADWCAEYVNCDVEHRTLLRVQTKTQKSNLAEKDTSKAGLSPPSDDVGDEVFGVGHHTPDLIPSAEEESVSDGFNDEPRHDIHDTVAPAAIFSLGSDEFNFSIDMTPAAEKLLDELPIYGPLQIAPGTNAPAFKVSPDTVWKTELLPVSKFASAKIKFHDDDHPRKRSRYDYSQYGNDLDNRITELAPEQTNVALFRPENKPIRDRIHPGHQFRPPTEHPMPSVGFFESRSSSQWTYAEDDELRRLVKEYSYNWSLISSCLTPSSFFTSGAERRTPWECFERWVGLEGLPADMSKTQYFRAYHQRLETAQRTVLAQQQAAQQQQQQQQQQQQGANAQPQPPVRRRTTQPLRVDRRRSSKHLALLDAMRKLAKKRETMLQKQQHASHLASLRKANEANQPKPPISSPAEFSRLKYDREMKLQERQEQYRQQMIAQQRASLAAQRSGQVPNQQQMMNAPGRNNTMPPTSNPSLPGGTPNGMANGMPPTAGVNQARPIPLQNMPNGIQPSGQMPNGMTMKMMPQAQMQQTPGARPGLPMQASPDNTRVIREANRLQEQQRLLQSRQQQQHPPQQGQQFHNPQFGSQGSPNLNMANVNGTPNNPAMIAALQNQGGMQSPSFHGSTPQGVSTPSPRMGQPNPLSSGVVPQISTLQSQIQRTNPNMPPEQVTKLATDRLNQYQQQQQQRLSQQAAMNAAAGSINANAVQANYQVPHEASFQTPNGGSAMQVPQNQGFSPMMRVPQAGQQNRVGPTSSPAMNGAAPMPSRSATPQNQRSGSAQAGAVQGSSKSPHAPAAQTATS, encoded by the exons ATGCTCCGTGACGAGCTCCTACGATCTAAAAACGATGAGATCGC AAACTGTTTGTCGCGCAGAAAGCGCAAGCTCAGCGCATTGTATCTAGCCACGGTCGGGTTTGGCGCGACTGAGGACGCTCAATACCACCAGAAAGAACAGGCCTTCCTTGACGCCAACGATCTATCCAA AGGTCGTTACTTCAATGAAGATACTCTTCCACCGCCGACCCATGCGCGCGCGGGCTCACCATGTCGAAATGCAACCCCCCCGACAACAGCTGCTATCAATAGTGACAAAGCTATTGATGGAATTCCTCCACCCTTAACTGTTGATGGTGGAGCTCCGCACGCGACCGAGCCTCAACAGCGCAGAACGCCCGTTCTAGACCAACCCCGGACTGCGACACCTAATCTTGCGCCTACCCCGGTGGACACAACCGAAACCTATGGGACCTCAGTGCCGGCCATCGGCTCTAATTCAAAGGATCTCAACGTGCCACCGATCGCTGTGCAGTCACTTAATTTATTGCGTCCCGAACAGAAAGTCAGTTCACTGGCAGCAGAAACACCGCTCAGTGCCTACGACCATGAGGGAAATCAAGCAAAGACGTCTCCCCGAGTGTCGAAACCAGCTGCGACTGGAGTTCCATCTCTGGAAATTCCCTCCGACCCTCTTGGAAAGAAACACGAAGCACGACCCTCTCTTACCTTGGGCCCATCTCAGCACGAACAACCACCATCACCTGCCTCCTCTATTGACCCTTACAATAATAACACCCCTATTCCAGTTGCCGCATCACCCGACACAAGCCCCGCAGAAGAAGTGGCCGAGGAAATTGGGACAATTGATCGCCCAAAGCACAAGCCTGACCGACCTGCCCATGCCCGCCCGAGTTTGGTTCCCTTGACCCCAGACGAGCAGTTACGCCTCGAAGAGGCTCAGTCGAAACCCGAGCAGCCTCTGACTAGTGTGATGACCGATCTACCCTCATCGAAAGAGGTGATTCTGGAGAGCATGGACACTGGGGCCCACACAGATCGCATGGATATCGACCAGGAACCTGTCCCCGTTTCATCTGAAGCGAAATCACTGCAAGGACCCGAGACGAATATGCGAGACCCGTTGTCACCAACCGCACAAGCTGAAACCATTGCAGATTCAGCTGTCGTGACTCCTACGGCCAAAAAGCTTTTTATGCCAGCCACTCAACCTGGCTCAATACAACCGGAGCGCATGACCACTCGAGTATCATCCGGAGCTATTCGACATAAGTCTGTTTCCGAGATACTTGGAGAAACCCCTAAGAGTGTTACTCATGATCGAAGCCACCCAGCTACTCCATCTGATCAAGGCTCTCCTGATTCTGTTGCAAGAATGCGCTTCAAGGACCGAAAGGAGCGGGAGAAGGAGAGAAGCCGACTTTCAACTGTTGTATTTCCAAAGCAGCCAGCTCAGCAGGAGAAAGCCGACATGGACCTGACGCACCGAGACATGGATGCGGTTGCCAAACTGAATGAGGAGCAAGACTATCTTTTCACATTATTCTTGAACAGAGCGTACGCTCCTCCACGGGGAACAAACCTGAATACTCTGCTGGCATCTGCGCACAAGACTTTGAATACTAACAATCATCTGCTTGAATACCAAGAACAGATGGATTGCCGGACTCTCCGGCGCATTTATGCTCTGCAAAATGCCAACCGATGGCCGTTGCGACAATTAAAACGCTCTgttgaacctccccgccaGGGAACGCACTGGGACGTTCTTCTAGATCACATGAAGTGGATGCGGACCGACTTCCGGGAGGAACGAAAATGGAAGATTGCTGCTGCAAAGAGTTGTGCTGATTGGTGCGCAGAATATGTCAACTGCGACGTGGAACATCGGACTCTGCTTCGTGTCCAAACAAAGACTCAAAAGTCAAATCTGGCAGAAAAGGATACCTCTAAGGCCGGTCTTAGTCCACCCTCTGACGATGTTGGTGATGAAGTGTTTGGTGTTGGTCATCACACTCCGGATCTCATCCCATCCGCCGAGGAGGAATCAGTCAGTGATGGGTTCAATGACGAGCCTCGACACGACATTCATGATACAGTTGCCCCGGCTGCTATCTTCTCCTTGGGCTCGGATGAGTTCAACTTCTCAATTGACATGACTCCCGCCGCCGAAAAGTTGTTAGACGAACTGCCTATATATGGACCACTCCAGATCGCCCCTGGCACGAACGCACCAGCATTCAAAGTCTCTCCTGACACAGTTTGGAAAACGGAACTATTACCAGTGTCCAAATTTGCATCGGCCAAGATCAAATTCCACGATGACGATCATCCTCGCAAACGGAGCCGATATGACTACTCCCAGTACGGCAATGATTTGGATAATCGCATCACCGAACTGGCGCCTGAGCAGACAAACGTTGCACTGTTCCGACCAGAGAACAAGCCCATTCGTGATCGGATTCACCCTGGTCATCAATTTCGGCCTCCGACTGAACATCCCATGCCATCTGTTGGGTTCTTTGAATCACGTTCGTCCTCGCAATGGACTTACGCCGAGGATGATGAACTTCGACGCTTGGTCAAGGAGTACTCTTACAACTGGTCTCTAATTTCTAGCTGTCTTACCCCGTCGTCATTCTTCACCTCTGGCGCTGAGAGACGGACTCCTTGGGAATGTTTCGAGCGATGGGTAGGACTGGAAGGTCTTCCTGCAGATATGTCCAAGACTCAATACTTCCGAGCTTACCACCAGAGGCTTGAGACCGCCCAACGCACTGTTTTGGCTCAGCAGCAGGCTGcccagcaacagcagcaacaacagcagcagcagcagcaaggCGCCAACGCTCAGCCTCAACCACCTGTCCGTCGGAGGACTACTCAGCCTCTTCGTGTGGACCGGAGACGATCTTCGAAGCATCTTGCTCTGCTTGATGCGATGCGAAAGCTGGCCAAGAAGCGGGAAACTATGCTTCAGAAACAGCAACATG CTTCCCACCTCGCTTCATTGCGAAAGGCCAATGAGGCTAACCAGCCCAAGCCACCGATTTCGTCTCCGGCTGAGTTTAGCCGGTTGAAGTACGATAGAGAGATGAAGCTGCAGGAAAGGCAGGAGCAGTATCGCCAACAAATGATTGCGCAACAAAGA GCTAGTCTCGCAGCGCAGCGTTCCGGCCAAGTACCTAACCAGCAACAAATGATGAATGCGCCGGGGCGTAACAACACCATGCCCCCCACTTCTAATCCTAGCCTACCGGGTGGAACTCCGAACGGAATGGCAAACGGCATGCCTCCTACTGCTGGTGTCAACCAAGCCCGCCCTATTCCACTACAGAACATGCCTAATGGGATACAGCCGAGTGGCCAGATGCCCAATGGAATGACCATGAAGATGATGCCGCAAGCTCAAATGCAGCAGACGCCAGGGGCACGACCAGGCCTACCAATGCAAGCCTCTCCTGATAACACGCGCGTGATTCGAGAAGCCAATCGATTGCAGGAGCAGCAGCGTCTTCTCCAGTCTcggcaacagcagcagcatccTCCTCAGCAGGGTCAGCAATTCCACAACCCGCAATTTGGGTCTCAGGGATCGCCAAACCTGAACATGGCAAATGTTAATGGTACTCCAAACAACCCTGCTATGATAGCTGCCCTCCAAAACCAAGGGGGGATGCAAAGTCCGTCGTTCCACGGTAGCACACCGCAAGGCGTCTCAACCCCATCCCCTCGCATGGGCCAGCCCAATCCTCTTTCGAGCGGTGTCGTGCCCCAAATCAGCACTCTTCAAAGTCAGATTCAACGCACGAACCCGAATATGCCTCCCGAGCAAGTGACCAAGCTGGCCACGGATCGACTCAACCAGTATcaacaacagcaacagcagcgCTTGTCCCAACAAGCAGCGATGAATGCTGCTGCAGGTAGCATCAATGCAAATGCCGTTCAGGCTAACTACCAAGTTCCCCACGAGGCTAGTTTCCAGACCCCGAACGGCGGTTCTGCAATGCAGGTCCCTCAAAACCAAGGGTTCTCCCCAATGATGCGGGTCCCCCAGGCCGGTCAGCAAAATCGCGTTGGTCCGACTAGCTCGCCCGCCATGAATGGTGCTGCACCCATGCCCAGCCGGAGCGCCACTCCTCAAAACCAGCGCAGCGGCAGCGCCCAAGCTGGCGCTGTTCAAGGTTCCAGCAAGAGCCCGCACGCTCCGGCAGCTCAGACCGCGACCAGCTAG
- a CDS encoding 60S ribosome biogenesis protein Mak11, putative codes for MVKRKRTDASKEDKTAGTPPKATKSVPTPSETLDAAFTVQVVTGSYERVLHGFTVGVPASSLKAKTDADSPAIQCMDTFLFEAHGSAIRCLALSPLPKPTDPVDAQKVMLASGSTDERINLYSISAAPPAVNEDYPSVPTFAGNKILENPRNRELGSLLHHTASITSLNFPSRTKLLAAGEDNTISVSKTRDWTVVSTIKAPNPKIQGRPSGDTAPVGAAPSGVNHFAVHPSMKLMLSVGRGERCMRLWNLVTGRKAGVLNFTREVLQGVKESRWSTGEGRRIAWDSEGEEFAVAFEWGAVVFGIDSIPRCRVLPSPRSKLHQMKYISLPLKGGKKEDFLAVSTEDGRVIFYLTKELKEAENDTECSISHATPVAQLGGKEAGFPGRIKDFEILTLEGQAKELHNDFLVVTGNSDGVVRVWKVAGKDVSAAKQEKNDTTQIGKLLATNETGNRITCLAAFVMLPAEDPSTLIDSEDDSEDSVESSSDSDDE; via the exons ATGGTGAAACGCAAGAGAACTGATGCCTCTAAGGAGGACAAGACTGCTGGGACTCCTCCCAAGGCTACCAAATCCGTCCCTACACCTTCAGAGACTCTCGATGCAGCTTTCACTGTCCAAGTTGTCACAGGCTCTTATGAGCGGGTGCTCCATGGCTTCACAGTCGGGGTCCCAGCCTCTAGCCTCAAAGCAAAGACCGATGCCGACTCTCCAGCCATCCAATGCATGGATACTTTCTTATTTGAAGCCCATGGATCTGCGATTCGTTGCCTAGCATTGTCGCCACTACCCAAACCCACCGACCCTGTCGAtgcccaaaaggtaatgctGGCCAGTGGTAGTACAGATGAGCGCATCAACTTGTATTCGATCTCCGCCGCACCCCCTGCCGTGAATGAAGACTACCCATCCGTGCCAACCTTCGCCGGAAACAAGATCCTCGAAAACCCCCGGAACCGTGAGCTAGGATCATTGTTGCACCACACTGCTAGTATTACCTCGTTGAATTTCCCTTCGCGAACCAAGTTACTCGCAGCCGGAGAGGACAACACAATCTCCGTCTCCAAGACCCGTGACTGGACCGTCGTATCAACAATCAAAGCACCAAACCCAAAAATTCAAGGTCGGCCAAGCGGTGACACAGCGCCTGTCGGAGCTGCTCCATCTGGAGTGAACCATTTTGCGGTGCACCCCAGTATGAAGCTTATGCTGAGTGTTGGACGAGGTGAGAGATGTATGAGATTGTGGAATCTCGTGACCGGCAGAAAGGCCGGTGTGTTGAACTTCACCAGGGAGGTCCTACAAGGTGTCAAGGAGTCTAGATGGAGCACTGGAGAAGGTCGGCGCATTGCATGGGACTCTGAGGGAGAGGAGTTCGCTGTTGCCTTCGAATGGGGTGCGGTAGTGTTCGGAATC GACTCGATCCCTAGATGCAGAGTTCTTCCTAGCCCGCGGAGCAAACTTCACCAGATGAAGTATATCTCTTTGCCTCTGAAGGGGGGTAAAAAGGAAGATTTCTTGGCTGTCTCTACAGAGGATGGCCGAGTGATCTTCTATTTGACCAAAGAACTCAAAGAAGCGGAAAATGATACCGAATGCTCAATCTCCCACGCTACTCCTGTTGCTCAGCTTGGTGGAAAGGAAGCTGGGTTCCCTGGCCGCATCAAGGATTTCGAAATCCTCACTCTTGAAGGTCAAGCAAAGGAACTCCACAACGACTTCTTGGTCGTCACTGGCAACAGCGACGGAGTTGTCCGTGTTTGGAAGGTGGCTGGGAAAGATGTTTCCGCAGCGAAGCAAGAGAAGAACGACACGACTCAAATTGGAAAGCTCTTGGCCACCAATGAAACTGGTAACCGAATCACATGCTTGGCTGCCTTCGTCATGTTGCCTGCGGAGGATCCATCTACACTGATAGACTCCGAAGACGACTCTGAAGATTCGGTGGAGTCATCGAGTGATAGTGACGATGAGTAA
- a CDS encoding Translation elongation/initiation factor/Ribosomal, beta-barrel codes for MASNGDFSDEGSQPGSPILDAHNARGEVEDQEPLEQEERPLKSAMKKADSAPQPKRPELPEQPNPETLDLSKLTPLSPEIIARQATQNIGTIGHVAHGKSTVVKAISEVQTVRFKNELERNITIKLGYANAKIYKCDSPECPRPTCYKSFKSEKEVDPPCEREGCSGRYQLLRHLSFVDCPGHDILMSTMLSGAAVMDAALLLIAGNETCPQPQTSEHLAAIEIMKLNHIVILQNKVDLMRSDNALEHYQSILKFIRGTVADGSPVIPISAQLKYNIDAVNEALVQTIPIPLRNFEATPHMMIIRSFDVNKPGAEIDELKGGVAGGSILTGVVKLNDEIEIRPGLVTKDEQGKIQCRPIFSRIVSLFAEHNDLKFAVPGGLIGVGTRVDPTLCRADRLVGFVLGHRGRLPAIYTEIEVNYFLLRRLLGVKTADGKQAKVAKLAKNEVLMVNIGSTATGAKVLGVKADAAKLSLTSPACTEVGEKIAISRRIEKHWRLIGWANIVAGNTLEPVQQ; via the exons ATGGCTTCCAACGGCGATTTCTCCGATGAGGGATCCCAACCCGGCTCGCCTATACTCGATGCCCACAACGCTCGCGGTGAGGTCGAGGACCAGGAGCCCCTTGAACAGGAAGAGAGGCCTCTCAAGTCTGCCATGAAGAAGGCTGACTCTGCTCCCCAACCGAAGCGCCCAGAACTGCCCGAGCAGCCTAACCCGGAAACCCTCGACCTGTCAAAATTGACGCCTCTTTCGCCTGAGATCATTGCCCGTCAGGCTACTCAAAACATTG GCACGATCGGACATGTCGCTCA CGGTAAATCTACCGTCGTCAAGGCCATTTCTGAGGTTCAAACAGTCCGCTTCAAGAACGAGCTTGAGCGCAACATTACCATTAAGCTTGGGTACGCCAACGCGAAGATTTACAAGTGTGACAGTCCCGAATGCCCCCGACCCACATGTTACAAGAGTTTCAAGAGTGAGAAGGAAGTCGACCCGCCATGTGAGCGCGAAGGATGTTCAGGCCGTTACCAGTTGCTT CGTCACCTCAG tttcgTCGATTGCCCTG GTCACGATATTCTG ATGAGCACTATGCTTTCAGGAGCTGCGGTCATG GATGCCGCCCTCCTCTTGATTGCCGGAAACGAAACTTGCCCCCAACCCCAGACCTCGGAGCACTTGGCTGCCATTGAGATCATGAAGCTCAACCACATTGTCATTCTCCAAAATAAGG TGGATCTCATGCGAAGCGATAATGCCCTCGAGCATTACCAGTCCATTCTCAAGTTCATCCGTGGTACCGTTGCTGATGGCTCGCCCGTTATCCCTATTTCCGCCCAGCTGAAGTACAACATCGATGCTGTTAACGAGGCACTTGTCCAGACGATCCCTATTCCTCTCCGCAACTTCGAGGCTACGCCCCACATGATGATCATTCGTTCCTTCGATGTCAACAAGCCCGGTGCCGAAATCGATGAACTCAAGGGCGGTGTTGCCGGTGGCTCCATCCTCACGGGTGTCGTAAAGCTGAACGACGAGATTGAGATCCGACCCGGTCTCGTCACCAAGGACGAGCAGGGCAAGATCCAGTGCCGACCCATTTTCTCCCGCATTGTGTCTCTCTTCGCTGAGCACAATGACCTCAAGTTTGCCGTTCCTGGTGGTTTGATTGGTGTCGGTACCCGTGTCGACCCCACGCTTTGCCGTGCTGATCGTCTTGTCGGTTTCGTTCTCGGTCACCGCGGCCGTCTTCCCGCTATCTACACCGAGATTGAGGTTAACTACTTCCTGCTCCGCCGCCTTCTTGGTGTCAAGACCGCCGACGGCAAGCAGGCTAAGGTTGCCAAGCTTGCCAAAAACGAAGTCCTGATGGTTAACATTGGTTCCACCGCTACTGGTGCTAAGGTCCTCGGTGTCAAGGCCGATGCCGCCAAGCTGAGCTTGACCAGTCCCGCCTGTACTGAGGTTGGCGAGAAAATCGCCATCAGTCGTAGAATCGAGAAGCACTGGCGTCTGATTGGATGGGCCAACATTGTTGC TGGTAACACCCTTGAACCTGTGCAGCAGTAA
- a CDS encoding Pre-mRNA-splicing factor spp2, translating to MASRDHTEGGKPPSKPISISLSSSNGPPKKTGFNLQSSNRGHSAISPANGRSLPRRPHQLGYTDDSDEDEAPPVHEEILGFDTHTGGAITADGQAVADANKPLIIPVTSQNNWRDRPGMKKSKKNLLPSEVQAMQEAQKNGQAPPGEPTVETDTPSMAYGLSFARQSAEMADGGAAVDQDQAMPDAKPVETKPLTDDEIAMQALIRETTGDVERRSDLIIESATKEAESVHYSELGSFRTDVASRPEPATLDAYNAIPVEEFGAALLRGMGWKDGQSIGRGKYSSATAAERAKTPRVPERRPGFLGIGAKDSSGGKGAEIELGAWGKAAMRKASRKQGEENDKAEGVYMPITMRNKKTGEQLTEDELAALKKEAKSKPPTDDDWRERRDRNLEKSGRDKDRDREYRKRDYDEEEDRSRRKTGSSRHDRNRSRSSGRQFSSRSSRHDDDDDDDEKIRRDDRSYRDRDHDRDRRRDRDDDKDDRRRDRERDRDRSHRSRDDRYSSSRHSSHSSRNDRDRDRDSRRSRRDN from the coding sequence ATGGCTTCACGCGACCATACCGAGGGCGGGAAACCGCCGTCCAAACCAATCTCTATCTCTTTATCTAGTTCAAATGGTCCTCCGAAAAAGACCGGTTTCAACCTCCAATCCTCAAATCGCGGCCATTCTGCAATTTCCCCAGCAAACGGCCGGTCACTACCACGGCGACCTCACCAGCTCGGTTACACCGATGACTCCGACGAAGATGAGGCCCCTCCGGTTCACGAGGAAATCTTAGGGTTCGACACCCACACAGGTGGCGCCATTACCGCGGACGGACAAGCAGTCGCGGACGCAAACAAGCCACTGATCATCCCCGTCACGAGCCAGAACAACTGGCGCGACCGACCGGGTatgaaaaaaagcaagaagaacCTGCTTCCTAGTGAAGTGCAGGCTATGCAGGAAGCGCAAAAGAACGGACAAGCACCTCCCGGAGAGCCTACAGTAGAGACAGATACGCCCAGCATGGCGTACGGGCTGAGCTTTGCACGGCAGTCTGCAGAAATGGCGGATGGTGGCGCAGCAGTGGATCAAGACCAGGCCATGCCTGATGCGAAACCTGTTGAGACCAAGCCCCTTACCGACGACGAGATTGCCATGCAGGCGCTGATTCGGGAAACTACCGGCGACGTGGAACGGAGGTCAGACCTTATTATTGAGTCTGCTACAAAGGAGGCAGAGTCAGTCCACTACAGCGAGCTCGGATCTTTCCGTACAGATGTCGCATCCCGGCCTGAGCCTGCTACTTTGGACGCTTACAATGCCATTCCCGTTGAGGAATTCGGTGCCGCGTTGCTACGAGGCATGGGTTGGAAGGATGGTCAATCTATTGGACGAGGCAAATACAGTAGTGCCACAGCTGCAGAGAGAGCGAAAACCCCTCGTGTTCCAGAACGACGACCTGGGTTCCTCGGCATTGGCGCAAAGGATTCATCTGGCGGCAAGGGAGCTGAAATCGAACTCGGAGCCTGGGGAAAAGCGGCTATGCGCAAGGCGTCGAGGAAACAGGGGGAGGAGAACGACAAGGCTGAGGGTGTGTACATGCCTATCACGATGCGGAATAAGAAAACCGGCGAGCAACTCACCGAAGATGAACTCGCTGCTCTAAAAAAAGAGGCCAAGTCCAAACCTCCCACGGATGACGACTGGCGCGAGCGACGGGATCGTAACCTTGAGAAGAGTGGCCGGGACAAGGATCGAGACCGGGAATATCGCAAACGAGATTacgatgaggaggaggatcgtTCTCGTCGGAAGACTGGGTCCTCGCGACATGACCGTAACCGCAGTCGGTCTAGTGGCCGCCAATTTTCTAGTCGTTCCTCTCgacatgatgatgatgatgatgatgatgagaaaatCAGACGGGACGACCGTTCCTATCGAGATCGAGACCACGACCGGGATCGTCGCCGGGACCGTGATGATGACAAGGACGATCGAAGAAGAGAT
- a CDS encoding duf4419 domain protein produces MPITFTPTPKHLPRGLKLQRQTIDWELTKDFFDTYISTSENGFIGAVFHVNSQYHLFVLQPEDARFTILSQLSFFVIAHSEDIWHLFVAHKSTVSLEITTIDTMDTVNFGEMALCRTELMGKRVVNLDSPSWTMPAFSTTTVSDEVVAAVIMMGSMQKYFSYQFALRCGNPSVTLLGERGDWELVVTKLAQLAHLGG; encoded by the exons ATGCCTATCACCTTCACCCCTACACCCAAGCATCTACCGCGTGGATTGAAACTCCAAAGG CAAACGATTGATTGGGAACTCACTAAAGACTTCTTCGACACATACATCTCCACGTCCGAAAATGGCTTTATTGGGGCCGTGTTCCATGTTAATAGTCAATACCACCTCTTTGTGCTCCAGCCCGAAGACGCAAGGTTCACCATTTTGTCACAGCTCAGTTTCTTCGTCATTGCGCATTCCGAGGACATCTGGCATCTATTCGTCGCGCATAAGAGTACAGTAAGTCTGGAAATTACCACAATCGATACCATGGATACTGTGAACTTCGGTGAAATGGCACTGTGCAGGACGGAGCTGATGGGAAAACGTGTGGTGAATCTGGATTCGCCGAGCTGGACCATGCCGGCCTTTAGCACTACGACTGTATCCGATGAAGTGGTGGCAGCTGTCATAATGATGGGCTCTATGCAGAAGTATTTCTCCTACCAATTCGCTTTGCGGTGCGGAAACCCGTCTGTCACTTTACTCGGTGAGCGTGGGGACTGGGAACTTGTGGTAACAAAGCTTGCTCAGCTAGCTCATCTGGGGGGATGA